In Bradyrhizobium symbiodeficiens, the genomic stretch CCGTGGCCACCCTGTTGGAGCTGGTTGAGCAGATCGCCGAGGCCCCCGCTAAGCACGGAGCCGGCCGCGCCGCCTGCGAGCAAGCCGCCGAGGCCGCCCTTGAGCAGGTCGCTAAGACCGCCACTCCCGCCTGTATTCACAGGCGTTGGAGGCGGCAGCGGAGCGCGCTGCTGCGGGGCAGGTGCCGCGTTAGGCTGGCCGGCCGTCAAATGCTTGAAGGCCTTCCACCCGAGCAGGGCAATGAGCGCCATGGTCATCGGCGACATGCCACCGGAGGATTTCTCGGAGCTCGGCGCGCTCGGGCCGCGCGGGCCGTTCTGCATGCCGTTGAGGACGTCGAGTAGACCCATGGTGCTCTCCTTTGGCGTCTCGTTCGGCGAGCGCTCGCCGCTGACTTGCCCCAAGGCCGAAAACATATGGGGCTCTCATGACCGTTACAAGTCGGATGCGACGCGATTGGTTGCCGGCCTTGCCTCTGCTATCGAAGGCGGATCGTTCAGGGAGCAAGGCGAGGTGATGACGGATCGACCGATCGTGGTGGCCGGCGCGGGCGCCATCGGCTGTTTCGTCGGAGGCCAACTGGCCGCCTCGGGCCGCCGTGTCGCGCTGCTGGTGCGGCCGCGGGTGAAGACCGAGATCGAGCGGTTCGGCCTGCGGCTCACCGGCTTCGACGGTTCCGAGAAGAAGCTGGGTGCGGGCCAGCTCGCGCTGTCGGAGGATCCCGCGATCTTCCACAGCGCCGGCATCGTGCTGGTCACGGTGAAGAGCGCCGACACCGCCGATGTCGCGGATCAGATCGCGCAGCACGCGCCTGAGGATGCCGTCATCGTCTCGCTCCAGAACGGCATCGGCAATGTCGCGGTGCTGCGCGAGCGCCTCGGCAGCCGCCGCGTGCTCGCCGGCATGGTGCCGTTCAACGTGATCGCGATGGGCGAGGGCCGTTTCCACCGCTCGACCTCCGGCGACATCCATGTCGG encodes the following:
- a CDS encoding YidB family protein, with protein sequence MGLLDVLNGMQNGPRGPSAPSSEKSSGGMSPMTMALIALLGWKAFKHLTAGQPNAAPAPQQRAPLPPPTPVNTGGSGGLSDLLKGGLGGLLAGGAAGSVLSGGLGDLLNQLQQGGHGEAANSWVGKGENKAIAPDDLAKALGADQIESLSAQSGLSRDELLSGLSQYLPQVVDHLTPDGRLPTENELSGRI